The following nucleotide sequence is from Carassius carassius chromosome 16, fCarCar2.1, whole genome shotgun sequence.
AAGCTCCCCGACAAGAGCCTGGGATGCATCAAACCGCCCGCCAAGGGTATCCTGCAGAGGAGCCAAGGAGAGCGGAAGGGTTACAAATTTATAAACATAATGTTGCATCAGAAATACTGTGCAAAAATGGTACCATTAAGGGTCCAACACCTTGTCACTGGGGTAGGACCCTCAAAGGCATACCTTTAAACCTTAACAACCCTTGAAAGATGCAAACATTGTCAGGAAAAAAATGGCTTAAGTTGGGGCACTTACCTTTAAAGGACAACTTTGTACCTTTTCTACCCCTTAAAAGGTGCGTATTAGAGTAGCTTTATGGTACTACCATGAATTTATTGGggctaaataaggtacaaagatgtcCTGTTGAGGATACTGTCCCAGTGACAAGCATTTGCAAAACTGAAGGAACAggttttgcaattattttttttttttttttcagaaatgaagGTGTACCTTTAAGGTTGTATTCAGACTCGTCCAGGTCTTGCTCACCTGTTCCTGTCCCAACACCAAGACGCCCCCGGATTTGATGGGGTGCCATGCGGACAATCCTTCACCACGTCCTCTCAACTTTCCACCTTGATATGCTTTCCAAACTCCATCCCGTAGGGTCCAACTCACACATATGTGCTGCCAGATGCCGTGGGGCAAAGATAGAGGCAGCTGTGCCACCTGTAAATCGAAGGAAGGGTTGAGTCCATCAACAAGGTGGCTATGGAAGGAAGATTTCaggcagggttcctcaaatctggacctggagggccactgttttGCAGAGTTAAGCTCAAACCCTACTTATAATTTTGTAGTAACtctaaagaccttgattagcttgttttaCATTCATATTATCATAGTGTGTGGGCTGCACATCAGATCTTCAAAATTTAGTCTGATATTTAAGATCTTAAGCTTCAAATGAAcattttggtttttaaaaaaagtttttgatcTTGCTGAATCTGTGAGAAAAGATACCATTGCATGTGACTTTGACTCGAGTTAGTGCTAAACTCTGTAGAGCAGTGGCCTTCcaggcctattttttttttgtggagccCTGGTGTAGTAGGTCTTACCTTATCATTGATGAGTAGTTCTGCTGGATTATGAATGCCCTGCAACAGGACAAGTTCATTCGGTTGTTCCGGTACAGCATAGGAAAATGGCGTCCCAATTCCATTCTCAGCAGGCTTGAGCCACAGACACACCGTGAAGGCGTACATCTCTGGAATATTACGCCGGACAAGCCCATACATGTAGTTAGTCCGCACAGGGAAGGAAAGTTTATACCCTTGTGGGTAACTGTAATCTGTAAGACCTGGGAAGGCAAGATCGAGAGAGTGAGTTGAAAATGAAGAGACCATTTCATCCCCTTTCCCCTAAGTTTGACCAAACCTTCCTCCTTACTCTGTTCCAGCTCTGCAATACGCTCTTGCAGGGTGTTGATTCCCTGGTCTATGTGCTGGTGGTGGCTCTGGGTCTCTTTTCGGAGGTTCTTTCGCTCCTTCTCCAGCAGCCTAATCTTTTTTTCCAGTTCTCCCTCCAGATCCTCCACAGGCCTGCCAGGCTCGCCCACCACTACACTCCCCAGTGTGCTCACAGTATGCTCAGTGTGGTTCATCGCTGCCGGGCCAATCTCCAACTGTGAGATAATTATGCAAGAGGTCTATATCACAAAACCTAATACATCCTGTTCAACAAGTGTACCTGACTAAATTAGACCCATTTCAATTACAGGAGCTCAGAAGAATGATTTGTTCTTGAATCATATACTTTTCGAAttaattctctttttttatttgaggATTTTGAGTGAACAATGACTTACATTTCGTTCTGTACCTCAAACAATTATTATAtggtttcagaagacttggaatatgatGCATGAGTTATacaaaatatgcttttaaatCTTTTATGGGGCTTTTACATGCTTTTTGAATCTTGAAAACTCCCTGTAATTGCATAGAAAACAGTGACCACTACATTCTTTTTGCTTTAGTGCATCGTGGAAGACAGAaagtcgtacaggtttggaaggacatgagggtgagtaaataaactgttaaataaacatagaagttttacagaaaacaatgttttaaaaaaataatgaaatcttGCCCTTATGaacaggaaatattttttttcagcaataaCAAATCTGGTCCATAAGTCAATATCACAACATCTACATTAAGGTGTGTTCCAGCTGGCTTAGAACCTGTACTTTTCTCTCCTCCATCATGATTTATGTATGTCTTTCTGCCATGGAAGGGAAAGCAACCACCAGGtgagaaaaacacacaaagacacataaaaaccctgctgaaaaaaaaaaaacaatagaaaccatcacagaaattctaatggtttccactacaaataccattaCAAACCATCATGTTTTAACCATTAAACCGTTAAAAAAATAGTTTCTGTAGTGTGCTTTGGGACATATTCCATtaggatttaaatgttttaacaaacCACCGATAGAAGGCAACCACTTACCAGTAGAAAACCACAGGGTCCAtcacagtttccattaaaaccagtACAATTACCATcataaccagtaaaaccattaaaaattttGTAATGGTATctatttttttcagcagggtaagtACTACAATATGAACAGGCACAATGAATTACCCCCCGATCTTTAACATTAACGCATCCTTACCTACAAAAACATTTCCCCTGAATACCTCCATGGCACAAAATTCCAAAAaccttttagactttttttttttaattgtttatagtCTCTCACACCAACCTCCAACTTCTCTATGCGATCTTTGAGTTGAAGAATCGCTCTCTCCAGTTCCTCCACAGCCCGCGCCGTCTGCAGCTGTACCGCAACCGAGCTGCTCACATCGTCCCCGGCCATGTGGCGACGGTTGCCCGCCCAAACCCCCATACTCCTCTCATGGAGACTCCTTTCCTCCAGCCCGCTCTCACACTCCGAGACTTTCCCGGTGAGCTCCATGATGGTCCTCTGGTCCATGAGGATCTGGTCGTTTTGCTGCATAACGATCTGCCGGAGCTCCTCAGCGGTGGTGCGGAGGCTCCAGTCCTCCTCATCTGCAAACGGGTCATCGGCCTGTTCTCTCAAACCCCTGGATTTACAATCACTGATGGGCACAGCGGTACATATGAGTCGATTGAGGGTGAACTGTTTCGGACTTGGCCCAGTCACGTCCCCGGTACTGAGCTCATTGAACGACGGTATCTCCAGGCCGATGTCCAATCCGCCGCCGCCTTCATAAGATTCAGCACCA
It contains:
- the nptxrb gene encoding neuronal pentraxin receptor b isoform X2, producing the protein MKFVVVLVSAGLLAFLGAVICIIASVYSRSSAAAPQPLSGNRSLSLLEPLSGSVAHAGPLGALHGAESYEGGGGLDIGLEIPSFNELSTGDVTGPSPKQFTLNRLICTAVPISDCKSRGLREQADDPFADEEDWSLRTTAEELRQIVMQQNDQILMDQRTIMELTGKVSECESGLEERSLHERSMGVWAGNRRHMAGDDVSSSVAVQLQTARAVEELERAILQLKDRIEKLELEIGPAAMNHTEHTVSTLGSVVVGEPGRPVEDLEGELEKKIRLLEKERKNLRKETQSHHQHIDQGINTLQERIAELEQSLTDYSYPQGYKLSFPVRTNYMYGLVRRNIPEMYAFTVCLWLKPAENGIGTPFSYAVPEQPNELVLLQGIHNPAELLINDKVAQLPLSLPHGIWQHICVSWTLRDGVWKAYQGGKLRGRGEGLSAWHPIKSGGVLVLGQEQDTLGGRFDASQALVGELSLFNLWDRVLSPTEVAALAACAESPRLGNIVPWTDRDVDVFGGAVKDPVDPCLQSSHPRQ
- the nptxrb gene encoding neuronal pentraxin receptor b isoform X1; amino-acid sequence: MKFVVVLVSAGLLAFLGAVICIIASVYSRSSAAAPQPLSGNRSLSLLEPLSGSVAHAGPLGALHGAESYEGGGGLDIGLEIPSFNELSTGDVTGPSPKQFTLNRLICTAVPISDCKSRGLREQADDPFADEEDWSLRTTAEELRQIVMQQNDQILMDQRTIMELTGKVSECESGLEERSLHERSMGVWAGNRRHMAGDDVSSSVAVQLQTARAVEELERAILQLKDRIEKLELEIGPAAMNHTEHTVSTLGSVVVGEPGRPVEDLEGELEKKIRLLEKERKNLRKETQSHHQHIDQGINTLQERIAELEQSLTDYSYPQGYKLSFPVRTNYMYGLVRRNIPEMYAFTVCLWLKPAENGIGTPFSYAVPEQPNELVLLQGIHNPAELLINDKVAQLPLSLPHGIWQHICVSWTLRDGVWKAYQGGKLRGRGEGLSAWHPIKSGGVLVLGQEQVSKTWTSLNTTLKDTLGGRFDASQALVGELSLFNLWDRVLSPTEVAALAACAESPRLGNIVPWTDRDVDVFGGAVKDPVDPCLQSSHPRQ